The sequence GCAGAGTCCCAGCTTTGGAATCCGACCTACATCATCGACTACCCCGTCGAGGTATCGCCACTGGCTCGCGCTTCCGACACCCGTGAGGGCATCACCGAACGCTTCGAGTTGTTCATCACCGGCCGTGAAATCGCCAACGGTTTCTCCGAGCTCAACGACCCCGAAGATCAGGCAGAACGCTTCCGCGCCCAGGTCGAGGCCAAGGATGCCGGCGACGAAGAGGCCATGTACTACGACGCGGATTACATCCGGGCCCTGGAATACGGCATGCCGCCGACAGGTGGGTGCGGCATCGGCATCGACCGCCTGGTCATGCTGCTGACCGACAGCCCCAGCATCCGCGATGTGATTCTCTTCCCGCACCTGCGCCGCGAAGACTGAGGCCACGCCACGATGCTTGCCAAGATCCTTTTGCTGGCTGGCCTCGTGGTGCTTGTCCTGTATATCTATTTGCCGTGCCGCCGCGCCGCCCGTGGGCAGGCCGGGCGCGGTTTTCTCTTTTGCTGCGCCGCCTCTGGCGTCCTGTTAGCCAGCGCCATCCTTGCATGCTTGCTTTGGATGAGCCGCAGCAGCCTCTCAGGCGTCGACGGCAAGCTCGACTTCCTGCTCCCCTGGGCCTGGCGCAGGTATTGCTCGCGCTGGTCTGCGGTGTGCTGGCCTACCGCCGCCGGCCGCGTTAAAAAGCGGCCAACTATCCCGGCTACATTGCTTGGCGTGTGCGTACCGCTTCGGCCCACCGCCGCGCGACGGTGGGCGACGTGGCGCAAGTAGCCGAGTCGGTCACCACGCGCACGGCGCGCTCCAGCAGCTGGATATCGGCCTCGTGCTGACGCGCCACATGCGGGTCCTCGAAAAAAATCACCCGTTGACACTGATGCTCGAGCACGAGTTCGGCAATCTGTGCGTCGCCGCCCAGCGGACCGCTGAGATATCGCGTCACCCAAGGCTGGTCTTTGGGCCAACCGCGCGACCACGCAAGGTCGTTGAGCAGGCCACCCGTGGTGCCCGTGGCCACGCGCCGCGCAAACTGGGACAGCACGTCGAAGTACTGGTCGGCAAAGGCCACCATCTCGTCCTTGAGCGCATCGTGGGCAATCAGCGCCAGCGTCTGCCCGTCGAAACGAAACAACCGCGCCAGAGCGGGGTCCGCCGGCAACCCCGCACTGAGGCGCTCGATCTCAATCCACTCTATGGCCCCGGCCAGGGTGGAAATGAAAGGCCGGCCGTGCGTGATGCACTGCCGCTTGAGCGCCAGCGCCTCTGGAAAGATAGAGGACGGGTC comes from Bordetella holmesii ATCC 51541 and encodes:
- the mgsA gene encoding methylglyoxal synthase domain protein; amino-acid sequence: MRFGLAANRLHHETPDAALFSWLRASGAGIREMGIELHTVGRTHDAIAREGMLQGYRGLIRYPYGREGGLMKLVARVTEGRDGQAPFDGAIYLIDPVDPSSIFPEALALKRQCITHGRPFISTLAGAIEWIEIERLSAGLPADPALARLFRFDGQTLALIAHDALKDEMVAFADQYFDVLSQFARRVATGTTGGLLNDLAWSRGWPKDQPWVTRYLSGPLGGDAQIAELVLEHQCQRVIFFEDPHVARQHEADIQLLERAVRVVTDSATCATSPTVARRWAEAVRTRQAM